One Malus domestica chromosome 11, GDT2T_hap1 genomic region harbors:
- the LOC108174583 gene encoding putative disease resistance RPP13-like protein 1: protein MALGEVFLAAFLQLLLDRLTPREILEYLGNFRGVGQKLEKWRTTLSTIGAVLSDAEERQLTEGGVKLWLDDLRDLAYDIEDMLDKFSVKMLKRMIEGRDQASTSRKVRRSFYKVKLSFDMNSEMKKITKRLQDISERKDKFGLKDIGTSAKESRSLPSSDVLDEKLVVGRDGDKGEIIELLSRKYEHADAANFGVVAIVGMPGVGKTTLAQLVFNHKDDAMKEFELKVWVCVSDDFDVERVTKAILESITSQPVQVQEFSKIQHDLSEQLRGKKFLIVLDDIWNKDDSDLYDLWTRLQSPFGIGAGGSKIIVTTRDVNVAKIMGATGVHNLECMADDDCLEIFERHAFRGINNGKPVNYDLIKTRIVEKCRGLPLAARTLGGLLRCKEKDEWGEILNNKLWNLADKSGILPVLKLSYHYLPSNLKRCFAYCSILPNDYEFGEKQLILLWMAEGLIQQNPDDNKQIEDLGRDYFRELLARSLFQESSKNNSRYVMHDLVNDLAQWAAGEICFRLEDKQGDNLQSTCFRRARHSSFIAGQFDGVMRFEDFPKVERLRTFLPLSLSDSRGWAKYLPRKVTFELLPQLQYLRVLSFNGYKITELPESIGDLRLLQYLDLSYTYIASLPKSTSTLYHLQTLILEGCSQMKSLPANMSNLINLRHLNNSDASSLKGMPSQLGRLTNLQSLPLFVVSEGSDHSGIREIGPLLHLRGTLCLSGLENVTNVEDARRANLKCKERLDSLVLKWYYSSDTRETESAVLDMLQPHTKLKELTIKGYAREEFSSWVGGPLFSNMVLVRLEECNNCLSLPPLGQLPRLKELYIRGMNAVESVGAEFYGECVMPFPLLEILKFVNMRHWKVWLPFQLDHGSGVFPCLKRLSIKECSKLEGKLPEKLDLLAELEIVQCEELTVSIANYKQLRQLNIDGCKVLEHTTAKVEFELLESLCISNISEVMSRPTGELFRKGLSKVRDLKINGCEKLTSSLKNEARLLQRLTSLGRLEVKDNSPLVEELGEEAEELLQLQILDCKLEFLELRKCENLLKLPKGLNQLSSLQELRIHECSSLVSFPDVGLPPSLKDIWIAECNSLIYFAKFQIPQNLRRIEIIYCKSLKSLVDEEECERLGLIAPNGFFSNNTYHCLEYIRICSCQNLKSLPDGLCHLSNLQELCIIKCGSLVSIPRLSGGRRPSNLRNILIRDCEKLEALPEDMHNLNSLESLFIDYREGLTFPPNLTFLRIWEVKSCKSLWELEWGLHRLTSLRRLEIIGEDPDTVSFPPDMVRMETLFPKSLTSLSIDGFPNLKKLSSKGFQFLPSLQSLKLSYCPKLASIPEEGLPPSLTKLWIYECPVLKERCQPGKGRYWHKISHIPCIQIDGTLI from the coding sequence ATGGCACTGGGAGAGGTTTTTCTTGCGGCGTTTCTGCAGTTGCTGCTCGACAGGTTGACCCCTCGCGAGATTCTTGAGTACTTGGGAAATTTCCGGGGCGTCGGACAGAAGCTGGAGAAGTGGAGGACGACGTTGTCTACAATCGGAGCGGTGCTCAGCGACGCCGAGGAAAGGCAACTGACTGAAGGTGGTGTGAAACTGTGGCTGGATGATCTCAGAGACCTGGCCTATGATATCGAAGACATGTTGGACAAATTTTCCGTTAAAATGTTGAAGCGCATGATAGAGGGACGTGATCAAGCCAGCACAAGCAGGAAGGTACGGAGATCATTTTATAAAGTTAAATTGAGTTTTGATATGAACTCCGAAATGAAGAAGATTACGAAGCGGTTGCAAGACATATCTGAACGGAAAGATAAGTTTGGCTTGAAAGATATTGGGACGTCTGCTAAGGAATCGCGAAGTCTACCAAGTTCAGACGTGTTAGATGAAAAGCTTGTTGTTGGAAGAGATGGTGACAAAGGGGAGATTATTGAATTGTTGTCAAGAAAATACGAGCATGCAGATGCCGCCAATTTTGGTGTAGTTGCTATAGTTGGCATGCCCGGAGTCGGGAAGACAACACTTGCTCAACTTGTATTCAACCACAAAGATGATGCCATGAAGGAGTTTGAGCTAAAGGTGTGGGTATGTGTGTCTGATGACTTCGATGTTGAACGAGTGACAAAGGCAATTCTTGAATCAATCACATCCCAACCCGTTCAAGTGCAGGAGTTCAGTAAAATTCAGCATGATTTGAGTGAGCAATTAAGAGGAAAAAAGTTTTTAATCGTTTTAGATGATATCTGGAACAAAGATGACTCTGATCTATACGATCTCTGGACAAGACTTCAATCCCCTTTTGGCATCGGAGCAGGAGGAAGTAAGATTATTGTGACAACCCGTGATGTGAATGTTGCAAAGATTATGGGAGCCACTGGAGTTCATAATTTGGAGTGTATGGCAGATGATGattgtttggaaatatttgagcgACATGCGTTCAGGGGAATTAATAATGGAAAGCCGGTAAATTATGATTTAATTAAGACAAGAATTGTTGAAAAATGTCGTGGCTTACCATTAGCTGCAAGGACTCTCGGTGGTCTTTTACGTTGCAAAGAAAAAGATGAGTGGGGAGAAATATTGAACAACAAGTTATGGAATCTAGCAGACAAGAGTGGCATTCTCCCCGTACTAAAGTTGAGCTATCACTATCTTCCATCAAATTTGAAGCGGTGTTTTGCATATTGCTCAATACTTCCAAATGACTATGAATTTGGGGAGAAGCAGCTCATTCTTTTGTGGATGGCAGAGGGTTTGATTCAACAAAATCCTGACGACAATAAACAAATAGAGGATTTGGGCCGCGACTACTTTCGAGAGCTATTAGCAAGGTCGCTGTTTCAAGAATCAAGCAAAAACAATTCACGATATGTAATGCATGACCTCGTTAATGATTTAGCACAATGGGCAGCAGGAGAAATATGTTTTAGGTTGGAAGATAAGCAAGGTGATAACTTGCAAAGCACTTGCTTTCGAAGGGCTCGCCATTCGTCTTTCATTGCTGGTCAATTTGATGGAGTTATGCGATTTGAGGACTTTCCAAAAGTTGAACGCTTGCGAACATTCCTGCCACTTTCACTTTCAGATTCCAGGGGATGGGCCAAATATTTGCCTCGTAAGGTTACTTTTGAGCTATTACCACAGTTGCAATACTTACGAGTGCTCTCGTTCAATGGCTACAAAATAACTGAGCTGCCAGAGTCAATCGGTGATTTGAGGTTGTTACAGTATCTTGACCTTTCCTATACATATATAGCCAGTTTGCCTAAATCAACAAGCACTCTTTACCACCTGCAAACATTGATATTGGAAGGTTGTTCTCAAATGAAGTCATTGCCCGCGAACAtgagtaatctaattaatttgcGCCATCTCAACAACTCAGATGCATCTTCGTTGAAAGGAATGCCTTCGCAACTAGGTCGATTGACAAATCTACAATCACTGCCTCTTTTTGTGGTGAGCGAAGGAAGTGATCATTCAGGGATAAGAGAGATAGGGCCCCTATTGCATCTCCGAGGGACATTGTGCCTCTCAGGATTGGAGAATGTGACTAATGTCGAGGATGCCAGGAGGGCCAACTTGAAATGCAAGGAGAGGCTTGATTCACTGGTCCTAAAATGGTATTATTCAAGCGACACGAGAGAAACAGAATCCGCTGTGCTTGACATGTTACAGCCTCATACAAAGCTCAAGGAGCTCACCATCAAGGGTTATGCCAGAGAGGAATTTTCATCATGGGTTGGAGGTCCATTGTTCTCTAATATGGTGCTTGTGCGCTTAGAGGAATGTAACAATTGTTTATCCTTGCCACCTCTCGGACAATTGCCTCGTCTCAAAGAGCTTTATATTAGAGGAATGAATGCAGTCGAAAGTGTTGGTGCTGAGTTTTATGGTGAGTGTGTCATGCCTTTTCCGCTGTTAGAGATTCTCAAGTTTGTGAATATGCGGCATTGGAAGGTGTGGCTTCCTTTCCAACTGGATCACGGAAGTGGTGTTTTCCCTTGCCTAAAAAGGCTTTCAATCAAGGAATGTTCTAAGTTGGAAGGAAAACTGCCAGAGAAGCTTGATTTGTTAGCCGAACTTGAAATTGTTCAATGTGAGGAATTGACGGTTTCGATTGCCAACTACAAACAGCTTCGTCAACTAAACATTGACGGTTGTAAAGTGTTGGAACATACAACTGCTAAGGTTGAGTTTGAGTTATTAGAGTCCTTGTGCATTTCAAACATTTCGGAGGTGATGTCTCGGCCAACAGGGGAATTGTTCAGGAAGGGACTAAGCAAGGTTAGAGATTTGAAGATCAATGGATGTGAGAAGTTGACGTCTTCACTGAAGAATGAGGCTAGATTATTGCAGCGGTTGACTTCTCTTGGCCGTTTGGAAGTTAAAGACAACTCTCCTCTAGTTGAAGAATTGGGAGAAGAAGCAGAGGAGTTGCTGCAATTGCAAATATTGGATTGCAAGCttgaatttctagagttaagaaagTGCGAAAATCTTTTGAAGCTACCAAAAGGGTTAAATCAGCTGTCGTCTCTTCAAGAGCTTCGCATACACGAATGTTCAAGTCTAGTTTCTTTTCCAGATGTTGGTCTGCCACCTTCTCTTAAAGACATCTGGATTGCAGAGTGCAATTCGTTGATATATTTTGCAAAATTCCAGATTCCCCAAAATCTCAGAAGAATAGAGATAATATATTGCAAAAGTTTGAAATCACTAGTAGATGAGGAGGAATGTGAACGACTGGGTTTAATAGCACCGAACGGGTTCTTCAGCAACAACACCTATCACTGCCTTGAATATATTAGGATCTGTAGCTGCCAAAATCTGAAATCCTTACCGGATGGCTTATGCCACCTCAGCAATCTTCAAGAGCTATGTATTATAAAATGTGGAAGTCTTGTTTCCATCCCGAGACTGAGTGGGGGGAGAAGACCCTCCAACCTGAGAAATATCTTGATCCGAGATTGCGAGAAATTGGAGGCGTTGCCCGAAGACATGCACAATCTCAACTCTCTTGAGAGTTTGTTCATCGACTACCGTGAAGGTTTGACTTTTCCTCCCAACCTAACATTTCTTCGAATTTGGGAGGTCAAGAGCTGTAAGTCATTGTGGGAGTTGGAGTGGGGGTTGCACAGACTCACCTCTCTTAGACGCTTAGAGATTATCGGTGAAGACCCGGATACGGTGTCGTTTCCACCCGACATGGTACGGATGGAGACGCTCTTCCCCAAATCTCTCACTAGCCTCTCAATAGATGGCTTCCCGAATCTGAAGAAACTGAGCAGCAAGGGCTTTCAATTCCTCCCCTCCCTTCAATCTTTGAAACTCTCCTATTGTCCAAAGCTAGCATCCATTCCAGAGGAGGGTCTGCCTCCTTCACTTACGAAACTTTGGATCTATGAGTGTCCAGTGCTAAAAGAGAGATGCCAACCAGGAAAAGGACGCTACTGGCACAAAATATCCCACATCCCTTGCATACAGATAGATGGCACACTGATATGA